The following coding sequences are from one Diospyros lotus cultivar Yz01 chromosome 7, ASM1463336v1, whole genome shotgun sequence window:
- the LOC127806473 gene encoding nudix hydrolase 1, with product MASGANGSPAPVPKVGVAVFLFKEGRKVLLGRRLGSIGHNTFALPGGHLEFGESFEECAAREVKEETGLDIEKMEFLTATNNFFSEGGKPPVHLVCIFLRASLADPDQVPRVLEPEKCGGWDWFEWNRNSLPKSLFGPLETMLNAGFDPFPAAGKK from the exons ATGGCCAGTGGTGCGAATGGCTCGCCAGCGCCGGTGCCGAAGGTCGGAGTGGCCGTGTTCCTGTTTAAGGAAGGGAGGAAGGTTCTATTGGGGCGGCGGCTCGGCTCTATCGGTCACAACACCTTCGCTCTCCCGGGCGGCCACCTCGAGTTCG GTGAGAGCTTCGAGGAATGCGCAGCGAGAGAGGTGAAGGAGGAGACTGGATTGGACATCGAGAAGATGGAGTTCTTGACGGCCACCAACAACTTCTTCTCGGAGGGAGGGAAACCGCCGGTGCATCTCGTTTGCATCTTCCTGCGAGCATCGCTGGCCGATCCCGATCAGGTACCGCGGGTTCTTGAGCCGGAGAAATGCGGTGGCTGGGATTGGTTTGAGTGGAACAGGAACAGCCTCCCGAAGTCCCTGTTTGGACCGCTGGAAACGATGCTGAATGCTGGCTTTGATCCTTTCCCTGCTGCTGGTAAAAAATGA
- the LOC127805856 gene encoding protein MIZU-KUSSEI 1: protein MKAITAKTPHDSSFSFSRRYFHWKRKIEDGQGREEEEKEEEEEEEETSDLKMAAASLKADVRSECGPIVTSGIRTRKQQLGKFRSAALALFRRRPKPGLGSRVVGTLFGYRRGHVHFAFQEEPSSNPAFLVELSSPTSSLVREMASGLVRIALECDKKTESSNSKKGVKLLEEAVWRAYCNGKKCGFAARRECGPAEWKVLRAVGPVSMGAGVVPPSADGGGGGGGEGEVMYMRAKFERVVGNRDSEAFYMMNPDGHGGPELSIYLLRV, encoded by the exons ATGAAGGCAATCACAGCCAAAACCCCCCACGactcttccttctccttctccagaCGATACTTCCACTGGAAAAGAAAAATCGAAGATGGCCAAGGccgagaagaagaggaaaaagaagaggaagaagaagaagaagaaacttcAGACTTAAAAATGGCTGCCGCTTCGCTCAAGGCCGATGTTAG GTCTGAATGCGGTCCGATCGTAACGAGTGGTATCAGAACCAGGAAACAGCAGCTCGGAAAGTTCAGATCTGCGGCTCTGGCTCTGTTTCGGAGGAGGCCGAAACCTGGGCTCGGCAGCCGAGTAGTGGGGACCCTGTTTGGCTACAGGCGCGGCCACGTCCATTTCGCGTTCCAGGAAGAACCCAGCTCCAACCCGGCCTTTCTCGTCGAGCTTTCCTCGCCGACGAGCTCGCTGGTGCGGGAGATGGCGTCGGGGCTGGTCCGAATCGCCCTCGAATGCGACAAGAAAACGGAGAGTTCGAATtccaagaagggggtgaagcTGCTGGAGGAGGCCGTTTGGAGGGCGTACTGTAACGGTAAGAAATGCGGGTTTGCGGCGAGGAGAGAGTGCGGCCCCGCGGAGTGGAAGGTGTTGAGGGCAGTGGGGCCGGTTTCGATGGGCGCCGGCGTGGTTCCCCCGTCTGCGGAcggcggcggaggaggaggaggagaaggggAGGTGATGTACATGAGGGCAAAGTTTGAGAGAGTGGTGGGGAACAGAGACTCGGAAGCTTTCTACATGATGAACCCAGACGGCCATGGCGGCCCTGAACTTAGCATTTACTTGCTCAGGGTTTAG